The Halopseudomonas sabulinigri genome window below encodes:
- a CDS encoding acyl-CoA dehydrogenase family protein, with product MYQQTERGLDLQKRVAAFMDEHIFPNEQAYEEEIRANEKAGNAYTTVKLMEELKAKARAEGLWNLFLPEAEHGPGLSNMEYAPLAELMGRVPGMWASEVFNCGAPDTGNMEVLARYGSKAQQERWLTPLLNGEIRSAFAMTEPLVASSDATNIETRIERDGDEYVINGRKWYISGAANERCEIMVVMGKSDPEHPNRHQQQSMILVPMNTPGVTVLRDMGCYGYMDPPYGHPEIVFDNVRVPASNMLLGEGRGFEIAQGRLGPGRIHHCMRVIGQAERALALMCERLSKRVAFHKPLSEQGVWRERIAESRIMIDQARFLVMNAAYLMDTVGNKVAAKQIAMIKVAAPNMACQVIDWAIQAHGAGGFSSDFPLAQLYVYARHLRTADGPDEVHRNAIAKAELKRFQ from the coding sequence ATGTATCAGCAAACCGAACGGGGTCTGGATCTGCAGAAGCGCGTTGCCGCCTTTATGGATGAGCATATCTTCCCCAATGAGCAGGCCTACGAGGAAGAAATCCGCGCCAACGAAAAGGCCGGTAATGCCTACACCACCGTCAAGCTGATGGAAGAGCTGAAGGCCAAGGCGCGTGCCGAAGGTCTGTGGAACCTGTTTCTGCCGGAAGCTGAGCACGGGCCGGGTCTGAGCAATATGGAATACGCCCCGCTGGCCGAACTGATGGGCCGGGTGCCGGGCATGTGGGCGTCCGAGGTGTTCAACTGCGGCGCGCCGGATACCGGCAATATGGAAGTGCTGGCGCGTTACGGCAGCAAGGCCCAGCAGGAGCGCTGGCTGACGCCGCTGCTCAATGGCGAGATTCGCTCCGCTTTCGCCATGACCGAGCCGTTGGTCGCCTCTTCAGATGCCACCAACATCGAAACCCGTATCGAGCGTGATGGCGACGAGTACGTGATCAATGGCCGCAAGTGGTACATCTCTGGCGCCGCCAACGAGCGCTGCGAGATCATGGTGGTGATGGGCAAGAGCGACCCCGAGCACCCCAACCGTCATCAGCAGCAATCCATGATCCTGGTGCCGATGAACACCCCCGGCGTGACCGTGTTGCGCGATATGGGTTGTTACGGCTACATGGACCCGCCCTACGGTCACCCGGAAATTGTCTTTGATAACGTACGCGTGCCCGCCAGCAACATGCTGCTGGGCGAAGGCCGGGGCTTCGAGATCGCCCAAGGCCGCCTTGGGCCCGGCCGCATTCACCACTGCATGCGTGTGATTGGCCAGGCGGAGCGGGCGCTGGCACTGATGTGCGAACGCTTGAGCAAGCGCGTGGCCTTCCACAAGCCACTGTCGGAGCAGGGCGTCTGGCGCGAGCGGATTGCCGAGTCGCGGATCATGATCGACCAGGCGCGCTTCCTGGTGATGAACGCGGCCTATCTGATGGATACCGTTGGCAACAAGGTGGCGGCCAAGCAGATTGCGATGATCAAGGTGGCGGCGCCGAACATGGCTTGCCAGGTGATCGATTGGGCGATTCAGGCGCACGGTGCCGGTGGTTTCTCGTCCGATTTCCCGTTGGCTCAGTTGTACGTTTACGCGCGTCACCTGCGTACCGCGGATGGTCCGGATGAGGTGCACCGCAATGCGATTGCCAAGGCGGAGCTCAAACGCTTCCAATAA
- a CDS encoding 5-(carboxyamino)imidazole ribonucleotide synthase codes for MKIGVIGGGQLGRMLALAGTPLGLEFAFLDPAPDACAQALGKHILADYNDQTALRQLANEVDVVTFEFESVPADTVAFLAQFVPVYPNAEALRIARDRWFEKSMFRELGIPTPEFADIQSQADLDDAVARIGLPAVMKTRTLGYDGKGQKVLRAPDDVAGAFAELGSVPCILEGFVPFSGEVSLIAVRARDGETRFYPLVHNTHENGILKLSVASTAHPLQAQAEAYVGKVLDQLDYVGVMAFEFFEVDGGLKANEIAPRVHNSGHWTIEGSECSQFENHLRAIAGLPLGSTATLGEAAMLNFIGEVPDASQVTAIAQCHLHHYGKAFKAGRKVGHATLRCEDMATLKARIAEVEALIKD; via the coding sequence ATGAAAATCGGCGTTATTGGTGGCGGCCAGCTGGGCCGTATGCTGGCACTGGCTGGGACCCCGCTAGGGCTGGAGTTTGCCTTCCTCGATCCCGCGCCCGATGCCTGCGCCCAGGCCCTCGGCAAGCACATTCTGGCGGACTACAACGATCAGACCGCACTGCGCCAGTTGGCCAATGAAGTCGATGTAGTGACCTTCGAGTTTGAAAGCGTACCCGCCGATACCGTCGCCTTTCTCGCCCAGTTTGTGCCGGTTTACCCCAACGCCGAAGCCCTGCGCATCGCCCGCGATCGCTGGTTCGAGAAGTCGATGTTCCGCGAGCTGGGCATTCCCACCCCGGAGTTTGCCGATATTCAGTCGCAGGCCGATCTGGACGACGCCGTTGCCCGCATTGGCCTGCCGGCGGTGATGAAGACCCGCACCCTGGGCTACGACGGCAAGGGCCAGAAAGTCCTGCGCGCGCCTGACGACGTGGCCGGTGCCTTCGCCGAGCTGGGCAGCGTGCCCTGCATTCTGGAAGGCTTTGTGCCCTTCAGCGGTGAAGTCTCGCTGATCGCCGTGCGCGCCCGCGATGGCGAGACCCGCTTTTACCCACTGGTACACAACACCCACGAGAATGGCATCCTCAAGCTCTCGGTGGCCAGCACCGCGCACCCGCTGCAAGCACAGGCCGAAGCCTACGTCGGCAAGGTGCTGGATCAGCTGGACTACGTCGGCGTCATGGCCTTTGAGTTCTTTGAAGTCGACGGCGGCCTGAAAGCCAACGAGATCGCCCCACGCGTACACAACTCCGGTCACTGGACTATTGAAGGCAGCGAGTGCAGTCAGTTCGAGAACCACCTGCGCGCCATCGCCGGCCTGCCGCTGGGCTCCACCGCCACCCTGGGCGAAGCCGCGATGCTCAACTTCATCGGTGAAGTGCCGGACGCAAGCCAGGTTACCGCTATCGCGCAATGCCATTTGCACCACTACGGCAAGGCCTTCAAGGCCGGCCGCAAGGTAGGCCACGCCACGCTGCGTTGTGAAGATATGGCAACGCTGAAAGCGCGCATTGCCGAAGTGGAAGCGCTGATCAAGGATTGA
- the purE gene encoding 5-(carboxyamino)imidazole ribonucleotide mutase: MSALVGVIMGSKSDWSTLSHTADMLDQLGIPYEVKVVSAHRTPDLLFQYAEEAAGKGIEVIIAGAGGAAHLPGMCAAKTHLPVLGVPVQSSMLSGVDSLLSIVQMPAGVPVATLAIGKAGAVNAALLSASILGGKHPEFSQALQDFRAQQTENVLNNADPRQA, from the coding sequence ATGAGCGCACTGGTAGGCGTGATCATGGGCTCCAAGTCCGATTGGTCCACCCTGAGCCATACGGCCGATATGCTGGATCAACTGGGTATCCCCTACGAAGTAAAGGTAGTGTCTGCCCACCGCACCCCTGACTTGCTGTTCCAGTACGCCGAAGAAGCGGCTGGCAAGGGCATCGAGGTGATCATCGCGGGAGCCGGCGGCGCCGCGCACCTGCCGGGCATGTGCGCAGCCAAGACGCATCTGCCGGTACTCGGTGTGCCGGTGCAATCGTCCATGCTGTCCGGTGTCGACTCGCTGCTGTCCATCGTGCAGATGCCCGCCGGCGTGCCGGTCGCCACCCTGGCCATCGGCAAGGCCGGCGCGGTCAATGCGGCACTGCTGTCAGCCAGCATTCTCGGCGGCAAGCACCCCGAGTTCAGCCAGGCGCTGCAGGACTTTCGCGCGCAGCAAACCGAAAACGTGCTGAACAACGCCGACCCGCGTCAGGCTTGA
- a CDS encoding carbonic anhydrase, with the protein MNNDSRRNETADEALKQIVDGFNRFRNEVYPTQQELFKQLAHEQIPRAMFITCADSRVAPELITQSSPGDLFVSRNVGNVVPPYGQMMGGVSTAIEFAVLALNVQHIIICGHSDCGAMKAVLNPETLDSLPTVKAWLRHAEVAKIVVEDNCSCSEEKLGMMTEENVIAQLQHLATHPSVASRLARGELFIHGWVYDIETAQIRAYDAETNKFRQIGEGPLPMATPKARYPVSAKR; encoded by the coding sequence ATGAACAACGACTCCAGACGCAACGAAACAGCCGACGAGGCCCTCAAGCAGATCGTCGATGGCTTCAACCGCTTCCGCAACGAGGTCTATCCCACCCAGCAGGAGCTGTTCAAACAATTGGCGCACGAGCAGATTCCGCGCGCCATGTTCATCACCTGCGCCGACTCGCGCGTTGCACCCGAGCTGATCACCCAGAGCTCACCCGGCGACCTGTTCGTCTCGCGCAACGTCGGCAACGTGGTACCGCCTTACGGCCAGATGATGGGCGGCGTCTCCACCGCCATCGAGTTCGCGGTGTTGGCGCTGAACGTGCAGCACATCATCATCTGCGGTCACTCCGACTGCGGCGCGATGAAAGCCGTACTCAACCCGGAAACCCTTGACTCGCTACCGACCGTCAAGGCCTGGCTGCGTCACGCTGAAGTCGCCAAGATCGTGGTTGAAGACAACTGCAGCTGCAGCGAAGAAAAGCTCGGCATGATGACCGAGGAAAACGTCATCGCCCAACTGCAGCACCTGGCAACGCATCCGTCGGTCGCCTCGCGGCTGGCACGCGGTGAGCTGTTCATCCACGGCTGGGTGTACGACATCGAGACTGCGCAGATTCGCGCCTACGATGCGGAGACCAACAAGTTCCGCCAGATCGGCGAAGGTCCGCTGCCCATGGCTACCCCCAAGGCGCGCTACCCGGTCAGCGCCAAGCGCTGA
- the oadA gene encoding sodium-extruding oxaloacetate decarboxylase subunit alpha: MSNTRKITVTDTILRDAHQSLLATRLRTEDMLPICGKLDQVGYWSLEVWGGATFDACVRFLKEDPWERLRQLRAALPNTRLQMLLRGQNLLGYRHYSDDVVRAFVAKAAENGIDVFRIFDAMNDVRNLKVAIEAVKAAGKHAQGTIAYTTSPVHTVEAFVKQARAMADMGVDSIAIKDMAGLLTPFATGELVKALKAELDLPVFIHSHDTAGLASMCQLKAIENGADHIDTAISSMAWGTSHPGTESMVAALKGTEFDTGLDLELLQEIGMYFHAVRKKYHQYESDFTGVDTRVQVNQVPGGMMSNLANQLKEQGALDRIQDVFAEIPRVREDLGFPPLVTPTSQIVGTQAVFNVLAGERYKTITNEVKLYLQGRYGQAPGQINQKLQRQAIGGEEVIDVRPADLLKPEMDRLRGEVGELAKTEEDVLTYAMFPDIGRKFLEEREAGTLKPEELLPLPGEGAPAAASDGVPTEFIIDVHGESYRVDITGVGVKGDGKRHFYLSLDGMPEEAVFEPLNAFVGEGSGKRKQASEPGHVTTSMPGNVVDVLVAVGDSVKAGQAVLVSEAMKMESEIQAAIAGTVKAVNVAKGDRVTPGDILIEIEA; encoded by the coding sequence ATGAGCAACACACGCAAAATCACCGTAACCGACACCATCCTGCGCGACGCCCACCAGTCGCTGCTGGCCACCCGACTGCGCACCGAAGACATGCTGCCGATCTGCGGCAAGCTGGACCAGGTAGGCTACTGGTCGCTGGAAGTCTGGGGCGGCGCCACCTTCGACGCCTGCGTGCGCTTCCTCAAGGAAGACCCCTGGGAGCGCCTGCGTCAGCTGCGCGCCGCACTGCCCAACACTCGCCTGCAAATGCTGCTGCGTGGTCAGAACCTGCTGGGCTACCGCCACTACAGCGATGACGTGGTCCGAGCCTTCGTCGCCAAGGCCGCCGAGAACGGCATCGACGTGTTCCGCATCTTTGATGCCATGAACGATGTGCGCAACCTCAAGGTCGCCATCGAGGCGGTCAAGGCCGCCGGCAAGCACGCCCAGGGCACCATTGCCTACACCACCAGCCCGGTGCACACGGTCGAGGCCTTCGTGAAACAGGCCCGCGCCATGGCCGACATGGGTGTCGACTCCATCGCCATCAAGGATATGGCCGGCCTGCTGACGCCATTTGCCACCGGCGAACTGGTCAAGGCGCTGAAAGCCGAGCTGGATCTGCCGGTCTTCATCCACTCGCACGACACCGCGGGTTTGGCTTCCATGTGTCAGCTCAAGGCAATCGAAAACGGTGCCGACCATATTGACACCGCGATTTCCTCCATGGCCTGGGGTACCAGCCATCCAGGTACCGAATCCATGGTCGCCGCGCTCAAGGGCACTGAATTTGATACCGGCCTGGACCTGGAACTGCTGCAGGAAATCGGCATGTACTTCCACGCCGTGCGCAAGAAGTATCACCAGTACGAAAGCGACTTCACCGGGGTGGATACCCGCGTACAGGTCAACCAGGTGCCGGGCGGCATGATGTCCAACCTGGCCAACCAGTTGAAGGAACAGGGCGCACTGGACCGCATCCAGGACGTGTTCGCAGAAATCCCGCGGGTGCGTGAAGACCTCGGCTTCCCGCCGCTGGTCACTCCCACCTCGCAGATTGTCGGTACCCAGGCGGTATTCAACGTGCTGGCTGGCGAGCGTTACAAGACCATCACCAACGAGGTGAAGCTCTACCTGCAGGGCCGTTACGGCCAGGCACCGGGACAGATCAACCAGAAACTGCAGCGCCAGGCCATCGGCGGTGAAGAAGTGATCGACGTACGCCCGGCCGACCTGCTCAAACCGGAGATGGACCGCCTGCGCGGTGAAGTCGGCGAACTGGCCAAGACCGAGGAAGACGTGCTGACCTATGCCATGTTCCCGGACATCGGCCGCAAGTTCCTCGAAGAACGCGAAGCCGGCACCTTGAAACCCGAAGAGCTGCTGCCGCTGCCGGGCGAAGGCGCCCCGGCGGCCGCCAGCGACGGCGTGCCTACCGAGTTCATCATCGACGTGCACGGCGAGTCCTATCGCGTCGACATCACCGGCGTGGGCGTCAAGGGCGATGGCAAGCGCCACTTCTACCTGAGCCTCGACGGTATGCCGGAAGAGGCCGTCTTTGAACCGCTTAACGCCTTTGTTGGCGAAGGCAGCGGCAAGCGCAAGCAGGCCAGCGAACCCGGCCACGTGACCACCAGCATGCCTGGCAACGTGGTGGATGTGCTGGTGGCCGTTGGCGACAGCGTGAAAGCCGGCCAGGCGGTACTGGTCAGCGAAGCGATGAAGATGGAAAGTGAGATCCAGGCCGCCATCGCCGGCACCGTGAAAGCGGTCAACGTTGCCAAGGGGGATCGCGTGACCCCCGGCGACATTCTGATCGAAATCGAAGCCTGA
- a CDS encoding acetyl-CoA carboxylase biotin carboxylase subunit has product MIKKILIANRGEIAVRIVRACAEMGITSVAIYTDADRYALHVKRADESYNVGSDPLAGYLNPRQLVNLAVETGCDALHPGYGFLSENAELAHICAERGVKFIGPSGDVITRMGDKTQARRSMIAAGVPVTPGTEDNLADLAEALREADRVGYPVMLKATSGGGGRGIRRCNDKAELEQAWPRVISEATKAFGSADIFLEKCIVNPKHIEAQILADSHGNTVHLFERDCSIQRRNQKLIEIAPSPQLTPEQRAYIGDLAVKAAQAVGYENAGTVEFLLAEGEVYFMEMNTRVQVEHTITEQITGMDVVREQIRIASGLPLSVKQEDIQHQGFAIQFRINAEDPKNNFFPSFGKITRYYAPGGPGVRVDTAIYTGYTIPPNFDSMCLKLIVWAPTWEEAMDRGLRALDDMRLQGVKTTTPYYQEILRNAEFRSGVFNTSFVEAHPELLNYSVKRKPEELALAIATAIAAHAGL; this is encoded by the coding sequence GTGATCAAGAAAATCCTGATTGCCAACCGTGGTGAAATCGCGGTTCGCATCGTCCGCGCCTGCGCCGAGATGGGCATTACCTCGGTCGCGATTTATACCGACGCCGACCGTTACGCCCTGCATGTAAAACGCGCCGATGAATCCTACAATGTCGGCAGCGACCCGCTGGCCGGCTATCTCAATCCACGTCAGCTGGTGAATCTGGCGGTTGAAACCGGCTGTGATGCCCTGCATCCCGGGTACGGTTTTCTGTCTGAAAATGCCGAGCTGGCGCACATCTGCGCCGAACGCGGGGTCAAGTTCATCGGCCCGTCTGGCGATGTAATTACCCGCATGGGTGACAAGACCCAGGCCCGCCGCAGCATGATCGCCGCTGGCGTGCCGGTGACCCCCGGCACCGAAGACAACCTGGCCGACCTGGCCGAAGCGCTGCGCGAAGCCGACCGCGTTGGTTACCCGGTGATGCTCAAGGCCACCTCCGGTGGTGGCGGGCGCGGCATTCGCCGCTGCAACGACAAGGCCGAACTGGAGCAGGCTTGGCCACGGGTTATCTCCGAGGCGACCAAAGCCTTCGGTTCTGCCGATATTTTCCTCGAGAAGTGCATCGTCAATCCCAAGCACATCGAGGCGCAAATTCTGGCCGACAGTCATGGCAACACCGTGCACCTGTTCGAGCGCGACTGCTCGATCCAGCGGCGTAATCAGAAGCTGATCGAAATCGCCCCCAGCCCGCAGCTGACCCCCGAACAGCGCGCCTACATCGGCGACCTGGCGGTCAAGGCAGCGCAGGCGGTGGGCTACGAGAACGCCGGTACCGTGGAGTTCCTGCTCGCCGAAGGCGAGGTCTACTTCATGGAAATGAATACCCGGGTGCAGGTTGAGCACACCATTACCGAGCAGATCACCGGCATGGATGTGGTGCGTGAGCAGATCCGCATCGCCTCTGGCCTGCCGCTGTCGGTCAAGCAGGAAGACATCCAGCACCAGGGTTTTGCCATCCAGTTCCGCATCAATGCCGAGGACCCGAAGAACAACTTCTTCCCCTCCTTCGGCAAGATCACCCGTTATTACGCCCCCGGCGGCCCCGGCGTGCGCGTGGATACCGCGATCTACACCGGTTACACCATTCCGCCGAACTTCGACTCCATGTGCCTGAAGCTGATTGTCTGGGCGCCAACCTGGGAAGAAGCCATGGACCGCGGCCTGCGTGCGCTGGATGACATGCGTCTGCAAGGGGTGAAGACCACCACGCCCTACTACCAGGAGATTCTGCGTAACGCGGAATTCCGCAGCGGCGTGTTCAACACCAGTTTTGTCGAAGCGCACCCGGAACTGCTGAACTACTCGGTAAAACGCAAACCCGAAGAATTGGCCCTGGCCATCGCCACCGCGATTGCTGCGCACGCCGGACTATGA
- a CDS encoding LysR family transcriptional regulator has product MRKSLLRMTLRQLQVFRAVCASRSYSRAAEAMSLTQPAVSLQIRQLEEQVGLPLFEYVGRKLYLTEAAESLLQASGDIFDRLDSLEMNLSSLQGSLRGELRLAAASSIQYVLPHLLAAFRQRFPEVSFHVEVASRAQIIQRLADNRDDLVLMGLVPADRALEFFPFLNNPIVAVAAPDHPLAGQQQLPLSRLESSMVLQREAGSGIRKACDEFLQLKRVHLQQTMQLGSTEALVQGAIAGLGVALVPGHAAAPYIRHGELVCLNVVELPLMRSWCAVHARGKRLSPVAEAFLGFLREERALIRRLAEPFEP; this is encoded by the coding sequence ATGCGTAAATCCCTGCTGCGGATGACCCTGCGCCAACTGCAGGTGTTTCGTGCCGTGTGCGCCAGCCGTTCCTACAGCCGCGCGGCGGAAGCCATGTCGCTTACCCAGCCGGCGGTCAGTTTGCAGATTCGCCAGCTGGAGGAGCAGGTGGGGCTGCCGCTCTTCGAGTATGTGGGGCGCAAGCTGTACTTGACCGAAGCGGCGGAATCTCTGCTGCAGGCCAGTGGCGATATCTTCGACCGTCTGGACAGCCTCGAAATGAACCTTTCCAGCCTGCAGGGCAGCCTGCGCGGTGAGTTGCGACTGGCGGCGGCGAGCAGCATTCAGTATGTGCTGCCCCACCTGTTGGCGGCGTTTCGCCAGCGCTTCCCGGAGGTCAGTTTTCACGTCGAGGTCGCCAGCCGCGCGCAGATCATTCAGCGGCTGGCGGACAACCGCGACGACCTGGTGCTGATGGGCTTGGTGCCGGCCGATCGTGCGCTGGAGTTCTTTCCGTTTCTGAATAACCCGATTGTCGCGGTGGCGGCGCCGGATCATCCGCTGGCTGGCCAGCAACAGTTACCCCTCTCGCGGCTGGAGTCGAGCATGGTGTTGCAGCGCGAAGCGGGCTCTGGGATTCGCAAGGCCTGCGACGAGTTTTTGCAGCTCAAGCGCGTGCACCTGCAGCAAACGATGCAGCTGGGCTCGACCGAGGCGCTGGTGCAGGGCGCCATTGCCGGGCTGGGCGTGGCGTTGGTGCCGGGCCACGCGGCAGCGCCCTATATTCGTCACGGCGAGCTGGTTTGTCTGAATGTGGTGGAGCTGCCGCTGATGCGCAGCTGGTGCGCTGTGCACGCGCGCGGCAAGCGCCTCAGCCCGGTGGCGGAGGCGTTTCTGGGCTTTCTGCGAGAGGAGCGGGCGTTGATCCGCCGGTTGGCGGAGCCCTTTGAACCCTGA
- a CDS encoding PA3496 family putative envelope integrity protein, producing MAFDPDYLSDSSSSNNVRRERRRQEDKRRMAYRRAIEDYRESQSLQATFCDFPELLGQTDHHRSQRLY from the coding sequence ATGGCCTTTGATCCAGACTACCTTAGTGACAGCAGCTCCAGTAACAACGTGCGCCGCGAGCGGCGCCGCCAGGAAGATAAACGGCGCATGGCCTATCGGCGCGCCATCGAAGACTACCGCGAAAGTCAGAGCCTGCAGGCCACTTTCTGCGACTTTCCGGAATTGCTCGGCCAAACTGATCACCACCGCAGCCAGCGCCTTTACTGA
- a CDS encoding sugar diacid recognition domain-containing protein codes for MFELDRHLAQDIVDRAMAILPYNVNVMDRQGLIIGSGDSSRIDTRHEGAQLVLANQRVVALDEQAAACLQGVKPGINLPLLHAGRLVGVLGITGDPDQVRPFAELLRMTAEMLVEQRVLQAEQHWRGQQQEAWLVNLLDRKYAIESLTEDAERLRMRWNWPLQPCLICLSAETDHQHAQGQLVTQMRARHPADIVLPLGLHDVLWLRSGKSHAPKLSWLEQVDKREWPVGRLLIAEAIDSLADLREATEALLNLRDYAQDLRLSERLIRLADYRLAVLLHHLQPSWTVHQLLAPLEPLLQADGNGQLLHTLRVWLAHNGHAQSCAAALAIHRNSLRYRLERIAEITGLNLDAMPHRVLLSIGLSLLPEK; via the coding sequence ATGTTCGAGCTGGACCGACACCTGGCACAGGATATTGTCGACCGCGCCATGGCGATCCTGCCCTACAACGTCAATGTCATGGACCGCCAGGGGCTGATCATTGGCAGCGGTGACAGCAGCCGCATCGATACCCGCCACGAGGGCGCGCAGCTGGTGCTGGCCAATCAGCGGGTCGTGGCGCTGGATGAGCAGGCAGCGGCCTGTCTGCAGGGCGTCAAGCCGGGTATCAACCTGCCGCTGCTGCACGCCGGGCGGCTGGTTGGCGTACTCGGCATCACCGGCGACCCCGATCAGGTGCGACCCTTCGCCGAGCTGCTGCGCATGACCGCCGAGATGCTGGTCGAGCAGCGGGTGCTGCAGGCCGAGCAGCATTGGCGCGGTCAGCAGCAGGAGGCCTGGCTGGTCAATCTGCTGGATCGCAAATACGCAATCGAAAGTCTGACCGAGGACGCCGAGCGCCTGCGCATGCGCTGGAACTGGCCGCTGCAACCTTGCCTGATTTGCCTGTCGGCGGAGACCGATCATCAGCACGCTCAAGGCCAGTTGGTAACGCAGATGCGGGCCCGCCACCCGGCCGATATTGTGCTGCCATTGGGTTTGCACGATGTGCTCTGGCTACGCAGCGGCAAATCGCATGCGCCCAAGCTCAGTTGGCTGGAACAGGTAGACAAGCGCGAATGGCCGGTGGGGCGACTGTTGATCGCTGAGGCCATCGATAGTCTGGCGGACCTGCGCGAAGCCACCGAGGCGCTGCTCAACCTGCGTGATTACGCCCAGGATCTGCGTCTCTCCGAGCGGCTGATTCGGTTGGCCGACTACCGCCTGGCGGTGCTGTTACACCATCTGCAACCCTCTTGGACGGTGCACCAGTTGCTGGCGCCGCTGGAGCCGCTGCTTCAGGCCGATGGCAATGGTCAATTGCTGCACACCCTGCGTGTCTGGCTGGCGCACAACGGCCACGCGCAGAGCTGCGCCGCGGCGCTGGCGATCCACCGCAATAGCCTGCGTTATCGTCTGGAGCGCATCGCCGAGATCACCGGGCTGAATCTGGATGCCATGCCACATCGCGTGCTGTTGAGTATTGGCCTGTCTTTGCTTCCGGAAAAATAG
- a CDS encoding GntP family permease, with amino-acid sequence MGLVLILVALIAFIVLATARLKLHPFLALLAAALLAGFAYQVPTMEIVKTITGGFGGILGYIGIVIVLGTIIGVILERSGAAITMAETVIKLLGERFPTLTMSIIGYLVSIPVFCDSGYVILNSLKNALAARMKISVIAMSVALATGLYASHTFVPPTPGPIAAAGNLGLENNLGLVILVGLVVSMVTALAGMLWANRFIGKDIPLEDNGAQVMDAEDYEQIRAKYGVLPSPAKAFAPIFLPIGLICLGTLANLPAKPVGEGFLYTLLAFLGQPVVALAVGLGLACTLLRSDNKREEFHERVVEGIQAAAPILLITGAGGAFGAMLKITPLGDYLGATLSALGIGIFMPFIVSAALKSAQGSTTVALVTTSALVAPLLGQLGLDSEMGRVLCVMAIGAGAMTVSHANDSFFWVVTQFSRMSVGTAYKAQTMGTLMQGIAGIITVWLLSLVLL; translated from the coding sequence ATGGGTCTGGTCCTGATTCTGGTCGCCCTGATCGCGTTTATCGTCCTGGCGACCGCCCGCCTTAAATTGCATCCCTTTCTTGCCCTGCTCGCTGCCGCCCTATTGGCTGGTTTTGCCTATCAGGTGCCGACCATGGAGATCGTCAAGACCATCACCGGCGGCTTTGGCGGCATTCTTGGTTACATCGGCATCGTGATTGTGCTGGGGACCATCATTGGCGTGATTCTCGAGCGCAGCGGCGCGGCCATCACCATGGCCGAAACCGTCATCAAGCTGCTGGGTGAGCGCTTCCCGACGTTGACCATGTCGATCATCGGCTATCTGGTGTCGATCCCGGTGTTCTGCGACTCCGGCTACGTGATTCTCAACTCGCTGAAAAACGCCCTGGCGGCGCGCATGAAGATTTCGGTGATTGCCATGAGCGTGGCGCTGGCGACCGGTCTGTACGCCTCGCATACCTTTGTACCGCCAACCCCCGGCCCGATTGCCGCCGCCGGCAACCTGGGGCTGGAGAATAACCTGGGCCTGGTGATTCTGGTCGGTCTGGTGGTCTCCATGGTCACCGCGCTGGCCGGCATGCTTTGGGCCAACCGCTTTATCGGCAAGGACATTCCGCTGGAGGACAACGGCGCCCAGGTGATGGATGCCGAAGACTATGAGCAGATACGCGCCAAATACGGTGTGTTGCCCAGCCCGGCCAAGGCCTTTGCGCCCATCTTCCTGCCGATCGGCTTGATCTGTCTCGGTACGCTGGCCAACCTGCCGGCCAAGCCGGTGGGCGAGGGCTTCCTGTACACGCTGCTTGCGTTTCTGGGTCAACCGGTGGTGGCGCTGGCGGTCGGCCTGGGTCTGGCCTGCACGCTGCTGCGCTCGGATAACAAGCGGGAAGAGTTCCACGAGCGCGTGGTGGAAGGTATTCAGGCCGCCGCGCCGATTCTGCTGATTACCGGCGCCGGCGGCGCCTTTGGCGCCATGCTGAAAATCACCCCGCTGGGCGATTATCTGGGTGCGACACTGTCGGCGCTGGGCATTGGTATCTTCATGCCCTTTATCGTCTCCGCCGCGCTGAAGTCAGCGCAGGGCTCCACCACGGTGGCGCTGGTCACCACCTCCGCCCTGGTAGCACCGCTGCTGGGCCAACTGGGGCTGGATAGCGAGATGGGCCGGGTGCTCTGCGTGATGGCCATCGGGGCCGGGGCAATGACGGTGTCACATGCCAACGACAGCTTCTTCTGGGTGGTGACCCAGTTCAGCCGCATGAGCGTCGGCACGGCCTATAAAGCCCAGACCATGGGTACCCTGATGCAGGGCATCGCCGGCATCATCACCGTGTGGCTGCTGAGTCTGGTACTGCTCTGA